The genomic window GAGCGCCCCGCCCGCCCGGCCGGCGACCGCCCGGTACGCCGGGCCCGCTCGGTGTCGGAGGGTTCGGCGAGCCAGGCCGCAGCCGACACTCCGGGCACGCCGGCGACCCCGCGTCGCGCCCGTACGGCGGCCGAGGGTTCGGCGAGCCAGGCCGCGACCGGCTCGGCGCCCGACGCGACCGCGCGCCCCGCGACCCCGCGTCGCGCCCGCTCCGCAGGCGAGGGCTCAGCCACGCAACGGGCCCAGACCACGGCACAGCCTTCCCCGACCGAGCCCACGGGACCCGGCGTCCAGCCCTCTGCCGAGGAGCAGGGCGCGGCGGAAGGGCAGGCCTCCGCCCCGCAGCAGCAGCCGGCGCCCGGCGAGCGGCCGGAGGAGCCCCAGAGCACGCCCCCCACCGGCCGGCCCTCGGCGCAGCCGCGCCCCACCCGCCCCGCGCCACGCAGCGCGGACGCCCCCTGGCACCACGCCCGCCCAGCTTTCGACGAGCGCGAGCCGGAGCCGGGGGCCGAGCCGGCGGCTGCCCGCGGTGCCACAGCTGCCCCCGGCGCAGCCGACACCGCCGAGCGCACCCCCACCCCGGACACCCCTCCGCAGCAGACCAAGTCGCCGGACACACCCCCGGACGAGCCCCCTCCCGGCAAGACCCCCGGCGACGGCACGTCCGACGACAACGGCACACCTGCCGACGGCGGACCTGCCGACGGCAGACCTGCCGACGACACGCCCGACCCCGAAGAACCCCCCACCGGAGGCCCGCAGTGAACGACGCTCCAGACGTCGCCCTGCGACTCCTCGTCGTCTTCGTCGTCTTCCTGACCTTCCCCTTGATCATCGGCCAGACCGAACACAAGGTGATGGCCCACATGCAGGGCCGCCTGGGCCCCATGTACGCCGGCGGTTTCCACGGCTGGGCCCAACTCGTCGCGGACGGCGTGAAGTTCGCCCAGAAGGAAGACGTGGTCCCGGCCGGAGCCGACCGCCGTATCTTCCAACTCGCTCCGGCCGTGGCCCTCCTCCCTTACCTCCTCGTCCTCCTCGCCATCCCGATCGGCCCGGGCGAGGGCGCCGTCGGTGAGGTCATCGACGCGGGCATCTTCTTCGTCCTCGCCGTGATGGGCGTAGGCGTCCTCGGCTCGCTCATGGCCGGCTGGGCCTCCGCGAACAAGTTCTCCCTCCTCGGCGGCCTCCGCACCGCCGCCCAGCTCCTCGCCTACGAACTCCCGATGCTGCTCACGGCGGCGTCCGTGGCGATGGCGGCCGGCACGGTCTCCCTCGTCGGCATCCTCGACGCCTTCCAGTGGTGGTGGCTCCCCTGGCAGATCGTCGGTGCGATCGTCTTCTTCGTCGCCGGCCTCGCCGAGCTCCAGCGCCCGCCCTTCGACATGCCCGTCGCCGACTCGGAGATCATCTTCGGTGCCTACACCGAGTACACGGGCCTCCGCTTCGCCCTGTTCCTCCTCGCCGAGTACGCCGGAATCGTCGTCCTGTGCGGCCTGACCACCGTCCTCTTCCTGGGCGGCTGGCACGGCCCCTGGGGCGCCGACGGCCTCGGCTGGGTCTGGACCCTCCTGAAGACCGCCGTCCTCGCCTTCATCGTGATCTGGCTCCGCGTCACCTACCCCCGCCTGCGCGAGGACCAGCTCCAGAAGCTCTCCTGGACACTCCTCGTCCCCCTCTCCCTCGCCCAGATCGCCCTCACCGGCGTCGTCAAGGTGGTGATCCAGTAACCATGGCCCCCATCCCCGGCTCCGGCCTGGCCAAGGGTCTGGCCGTCACCCTCCGCAC from Streptomyces sp. DSM 40750 includes these protein-coding regions:
- a CDS encoding NADH-quinone oxidoreductase subunit C — its product is MTGWLPAPVEELFGPEATAEESYDVLTVDVPSASWTEALRTAHSTLGCTYFDWLSAVDEPGTGFRVSAHVVALAPVRRLLVRTTVPHESPVLPTAVDIYAGAAWHERETHEMFGVRFEGHPALDHLLLPETFEGHPLRKDFVLAARVAKAWPGAKEPGEPAAGAAHGAPKRRQMLPPGVPDPNEWGPLKGQLPPAPARPARGAAARPAGERPARPAGDRPVRRARSVSEGSASQAAADTPGTPATPRRARTAAEGSASQAATGSAPDATARPATPRRARSAGEGSATQRAQTTAQPSPTEPTGPGVQPSAEEQGAAEGQASAPQQQPAPGERPEEPQSTPPTGRPSAQPRPTRPAPRSADAPWHHARPAFDEREPEPGAEPAAARGATAAPGAADTAERTPTPDTPPQQTKSPDTPPDEPPPGKTPGDGTSDDNGTPADGGPADGRPADDTPDPEEPPTGGPQ
- a CDS encoding complex I subunit 1/NuoH family protein encodes the protein MNDAPDVALRLLVVFVVFLTFPLIIGQTEHKVMAHMQGRLGPMYAGGFHGWAQLVADGVKFAQKEDVVPAGADRRIFQLAPAVALLPYLLVLLAIPIGPGEGAVGEVIDAGIFFVLAVMGVGVLGSLMAGWASANKFSLLGGLRTAAQLLAYELPMLLTAASVAMAAGTVSLVGILDAFQWWWLPWQIVGAIVFFVAGLAELQRPPFDMPVADSEIIFGAYTEYTGLRFALFLLAEYAGIVVLCGLTTVLFLGGWHGPWGADGLGWVWTLLKTAVLAFIVIWLRVTYPRLREDQLQKLSWTLLVPLSLAQIALTGVVKVVIQ